Proteins co-encoded in one Ananas comosus cultivar F153 linkage group 15, ASM154086v1, whole genome shotgun sequence genomic window:
- the LOC109721606 gene encoding bet1-like protein At4g14600: MANPFHGSHTLRSREGLIARSTAAPERSEEIQLQIDPMHGDLDESITGLRGQIRRLKGVAQEIETEAQFQKDFISKLQMTLIKAQAGLKNNIRKMNRRIIQQGSNHVVVHVALFALLCFFAVYLWSKFHST, translated from the exons atGGCGAATCCCTTCCACGGCTCCCATACTCTTCGATCCAG GGAAGGGCTCATCGCTAGGTCCACGGCGGCGCCGGAGAGATCGGAAGAGATACAGCTGCAGATCGATCCGATGCACGGCGACTTGGACGAGAGTATCACCGGGCTCCGTGGCCAGATCCGGAGATTGAAAGGG GTAGCTCAGGAGATAGAAACAGAAGCCCAGTTTCAAAAGGACTTCATATCTAAATTG CAAATGACTCTCATAAAAGCCCAGGCGGGGTTGAAGAACAACATAAGGAAAATGAACCGGAGAATCATACAACAGGGCTCGAACCATGTAGTAGTCCATGTTGCCCTCTTTGCTCTGCTCTGCTTCTTTGCGGTCTATCTCTGGTCCAAATTTCATAGCACATGA
- the LOC109721483 gene encoding uncharacterized protein LOC109721483 has product MEQEQEQEQEQEKGSKVDEPLDRVQTSSTVLDYMGVANTNAMTENEQKIRDELESEIERGLEEEIKDGIYGLALRLQRLYLHKQHRKMSASSTSSNREPSHGPKSERLSELNIIIRSDGKSKIETYEVKPSFHNLVRPYSSRSKAKQVKLRNCISQLDQSKLLRPQKGFIGGSKMNSSLGFEPQEEWLDASCQNDKQFERKNKKKIGSEWKY; this is encoded by the exons ATggagcaggagcaggagcaggagcaggagcaggaAAAAG GGTCCAAGGTTGATGAACCACTTGATCGTGTTCAAACAAGCTCCACAGTGCTCGATTACATG GGAGTGGCCAATACAAATGCAATGACGGAGAACGAACAAAAGATCCGGGATGAGTTGGAGTCCGAAATTGAGAGGGGTTTGGAAGAAGAGATTAAAGATGGCATATATGGCCTCGCACTCCGCCTCCAAAGATTGTATCTGCACAAGCAGCATAGGAAGATGTCGGCATCGTCAACTAGTTCTAATAGGGAACCATCGCACGGACCAAAAAGTGAACGTCTCTCCGAGCTGAATATCATTATTAGATCAGATGGCAAGAGCAAGATTGAGACATATGAAGTCAAGCCCAGTTTTCACAACCTAGTTAGACCATACAGTTCTCGATCTAAAGCTAAGCAAGTAAAGTTGCGCAATTGCATCAGTCAATTGGATCAGTCGAAGTTACTTCGACCGCAAAAAGGATTCATAGGTGGCAGTAAAATGAATAGCTCTTTGGGGTTCGAACCTCAAGAGGAATGGTTGGATGCCTCTTGTCAAAATGACAAACAGTTCGAgaggaaaaataagaaaaagattgGCTCGGAATGGAAATATTAG
- the LOC109721605 gene encoding GEM-like protein 1, translating into MDQSTVDHPEKKGSNGDHSPEYAPYPKLNPEDLTPPPPPSSSSSSSSAMAADPNPYITASPGPASKNTMDTVRDALGKFGKKFGDAAKKTEDLAGNVWQHLKTGPSVADAAMGRIAQTTKVIAEGGYDKIFQQTFDTAPDEKLKKAYACYLSTSAGPVMGVLYLSTAKLAFCSDNPLSYKVGDKTEWSYYKVLLPLQQLRSVNPSTSQANPAEKYIQVVSIDNHEFWFMGFVNYDSAVKSLKEAVGGGQNVQP; encoded by the exons ATGGATCAATCCACCGTCGATCACCCGGAGAAGAAGGGATCCAACGGCGATCACTCGCCCGAGTACGCCCCTTACCCTAAGCTCAACCCCGAGGACCtcacccctcctcctcccccctcctcctcctcctcctcctcctccgccatggcCGCGGATCCCAACCCCTACATCACCGCCTCCCCCGGCCCCGCCTCCAaaa ATACGATGGATACCGTGCGCGATGCGCTCGGGAAGTTCGGGAAGAAGTTCGGGGACGCGGCGAAGAAGACCGAGGATTTGGCCGGGAATGTTTGGCAACACT TGAAAACAGGACCTAGCGTTGCGGATGCAGCAATGGGTAGAATTGCTCAAACAACAAAAGTCATAGCAGAAGGTGGTTACgataaaatatttcaacaaaCATTTGACACTGCTCCTGACGAAAAACTTAAGAAAGCATACGCATGCTATCTTTCGACCTCCGCTGGTCCTGTTATGGGAGTTTTGTACCTTTCCACCGCAAAGCTTGCATTTTGTAGTGACAATCCACTTTCGTATAAAGTTGGGGACAAAACTGAATGGAGCTACTACAAG GTGTTGCTTCCTCTACAGCAGCTGAGATCTGTTAACCCTTCCACAAGCCAAGCAAATCCAGCAGAAAAATATATTCAGGTTGTTTCTATTGACAACCAtgagttttggttcatgggtttCGTGAACTATGACAGTGCCGTGAAAAGTCTGAAGGAGGCTGTTGGTGGCGGTCAGAATGTGCAACCCTAA